The Papio anubis isolate 15944 unplaced genomic scaffold, Panubis1.0 scaffold922, whole genome shotgun sequence DNA segment AGTtacaagggaagaaagaaggtcATGTAACCTCCAGTTTGGTCACAGTACTTAGACATGAGCTAGTTCAACCTTTCATCAGGTATAGATCATTCTAAGACACACAAACTTTATTTGTTCAAGAAGTATTTGTGGATTAACTATTTAATGAATAGATATCTGTTGGTTAAATTAATGCTCATCCATCAACAGTGAGCTCACTTTGAAAAATCAAGGTTATCTAATTAGATATTTATCAGGATTATTGTAAACCAAgccctgtgctaagcactttccaTATACAATCATTAACTCTCACAATAACCAAACAagattccttttattatttcGGCACCTGCCCAATCATCCAAATCCTGATCTCTTCACCCTAGCACTTTTAGGGTCTAATGGAAAGGGTCTATGCTTTTAAGACAGAAACATCTAGGTTGACAGTAACCCTCTATCATTTGACGAGAtgcatgatcttgggcaagttaagCCTTCTGATTCTGGTGCTGTACTTTCTCATAGGTACCTAGTGGAACTTCATGTTATTGTTCTTTACTACTTATCACATTCTGTGTACTAGCAACTAGTCTGTATTTTAGCCCACCTAAATTAAGTAAGGTATAAATTTAGTAAGGTGAAAATTTCTTAAATGCAGAAGGCTGTTTCATTCATCTTCACCATTGTTTCAATTTGAAAAACCCTTATTAGCAGTAGCAGTTGACAAATACGGCACTGCTATATCCATCCTGATTCCTAGAGAAACAACTGGCACAGTATAAGATCAATAAACGTTTTATGAATGAATAGTTGGCTGTGTATTCCTACTTAagatttcagcttttctttttttttgagatgagtatcgctctgtcacacaggctggagtgcagtggtgcaacctcagctcactgcaacctccacctcctgggttcaaccgattctcctgcctcagcctcccgagtagctgggattataggtgcccactcccacacccggctaatttctgtatttttagtaaagacagggtttcaccatgttggtcaggctggtcttgaacttctgacctcaaatgatccaccaatctcagttttccaaagtgctgggattacaggcgtgagccaccgcacccggcttggATGTCAGCTTCTTAAGAGCAGGAACCATCACTTATATTTAGAGTATACATCTGAGCTCCACCAAGCATCCAGTACTGGGCCTGGACATAGTGTTAGTTTCCTTAATAGTATCGTCCAGTATGCCCAATATAGCATTAGGGGCCTAGGAGAATACAAAGGTTCCATCACATGCACAAAGTGGTGGTGAGTACAGGGACTTCTGGAAATAACTGACGACTAatcaatatttgctaaatgactGCTTGGCCAAGAGCCTTCCTGCCTTCCAGTATCCCTGTCTTTCTCCAACTCACTGATACTAATTCTGACGCGGGGATCACACAACTCATGTGCTCCCTTGGCCTGGGGATAGCTTTTCAGAGAATGACCATACGGGTTTGAGACTTCTTTTTCCGGACCCTGTTCCCTCCATATCCCTCAACAATTGATGAAGTAACCCCTATTGATATCCTGGACCAGGCATGGCTCTCCTTGACGCAAAAGCAACATCCACTACCCTCCTCCTCTGACTCTGTTCTGGGCCTGGATTCACCTTAGGGCTTGCGCCCAGTCGCTCTGAATCCTCAAAGGCGCCGCCATCTCGACCCCGCCTCCACCAGCCCACCTCTTCCGCCCCTTCCCGGAAGTGGGTCCCCGAGAAGGCTGCGGCGAGGACAGAGGGTGGGCTCAACACCGAGAGGCCACCAATGAAAACGGGCCTTTTTCACGTTCCCCGCCCCTTCCGTGTGCGCGCTCCACACGAGGGGCTGGTTCCCGGAAGGATGGACAGAGGACCCTCAACCGCCCGCGAAGCTCAAGCCGCTGCGTAGGAGCGTGTGTTCGGGCCCTCTTCTCCCACCTATTCGGTGAGCATCGCATACCGCGTTCTTCAGAAGGCGTTGCGGGCCCAAAGGTGCAGCGATTAGCGGCCGCGCGCGCGCATGCGTCCTCAAAGTTCAAAGTCCGCGATGCCCCTGAGGCATTTCAGGCCTCGTGGCTGCCAGCATTTTTCTGCTTTAAGATCCTTTCCATGACTTCCTAGTTTAGGCCAGCCTCCACGATCCAGCTGCCAACCATCTAGCCTACCCTGATCTCTGAGCAGGGGTCGTCCTCATTTTACTCCGGAGACTGAAGCCAGAAGGTGGTGAGAGGAGAGTACAGTAGCATTTACTGAGTCCTGTTGTAGCCCAAGCACTTTTCATTCGTTAATCTTCATTCTATTGTGcgaattaaatattattaatggggaaactaaaatgaaaaagtttacaTAGTAAGGCGTAGTGCTGGGATTCGAATACGGATCTCTTGGTTTAGGATCCAAGGCACTTTCCAttccactgttctttctctaaatTATTTGCTGCTGGCCTGTTTAGGAAGAGAGAACTATCATTTATTGAACTCTTTAGACGTACTAGCCTCCTTATaaaccttatcttttttttttttttttgaggcagggtctcccgctgtcacccaggctgggatgcagtggcatgatcacggctcgcagtgttgcccaggctgggcgcaAACCatcctgcagcctcagtctcccaaagtgctgggattacaggcgtgagccatggcacccagcttCATCTCTGTGTTTCCAGAGAGGTTATCAAATGACGTGTCCAAGGACACCAAATGAGGCAGTGACAAAGCTAGGTCCGAGTCTGTTTCAAAGCCCATTTTCCCCCTCCTGCTTAAGTTATACTGCCTCCAAGGCAAATGAGTTGTGTAAAGTGCCTGACTCCCTCTTGTGACTTCCCCATTGCCCTCAGAATAAAAAGCCTTAAATTCCCTACTATGTCCTACAAAGCCCACCAGTTTAATATTGTCTTGTTCTGATACTCTATTTTCCCatcactgaactttttttttttttctctcatgtatCAGATTCTATCTCAACCACCTGCTCTTCCATTGACCAAAAATAGTTTTCCCATCTCTGGCTAACTTTTGTTCCATATGTCAAGTTTCAGCTTGGAAATCacttcctctaggaagccttccctgcTATTCCTGCCCTTGTCTGGATTAGGTATCCCTCCACTGTGGTCCCAGTCTTCGCTATCTATACACTGCATACTAAACTGCCCTCTCTCCTTGTCTAGGTTGTAAACTCCATGAAGCCAGGAACTTAACTGACTTAGACACTCTTGAATCCTCAGCactagcatagtgcctggtacatgatAGGTACTTAATCATTGGTTGAGTGAATGAGAGACACAGTAAAGGTAATAAGGAGTCCTTCTAGTTTCTTTACAGCCCATCATGGTGAAATTTTTGCAAAGGTTGAAGTCATTTCTCTTCAGATCTTAAGTTCCTTCTGTATGCTGCTTTCTGCTGAGTGTTCTGATGCAGATGGGCATGACAGTTTGGGCAAATAAATACATCTCACATTTTTGTATAGTTTACAAAGCCATCTCACCTTATAGATGCAGAGGCCAGGTTTCTGCATGGTGTATGCTACAGCCACACTGAGCTCTTTCTATCCTTCCCATGTGCCAAAACCTACCCATATTTGGGCAccctttcactttgtttttttgtttgtttgttttggagacggagtctcactctgtcgcccaggctggagtgcagtggtgcaatctttggctcactgcaacctctgtcccctggattaaagcgattctcctgcttcagcctcccaagtagctgggattacaggcacctgccatcgtgcccacctaatttttatatttttagtggagatggggtttcaccagcttggccaggctggtcttgaacttctgacctcgtgctccacttgcctcggcctcccaaagtgttgggattacaggtgtgagccaccacatccagcctctttcactttttaaactttgttcttCAGCATAGAATAAGACTAGCAGGATAAAAGAAgaacagttatttatttatttgaaacggTCTCATcatgtcacctaagctggagtatagtggcagcatcatagctcactgcagcctttcaactcctgggctcaagggattctccctcttcagcctcttgagaacctgggactacaagtgtgtgccaccatgcccagctaatttttaaattttttttctttctttctttttttttttttttttgaggcctcagagtttcgctcttgttccccaggctggagtgcagtggtgtgatctcggctcatcacaacctccgcctcccgggttcaaacgattctcctgcctcagcctcctgagtagctgggattacaggcatacgccacgatgcctggctgattttgtatttttagtagagacaggctttctccatgttggtcaggctggtcttgatctcccgacctcaggtaatccaaccacctcggtctcccaaagtgctgggattacaggcgtgagccaccgtacccagtcattttaaaatttttttgtagagatgaggtcttgccataacccaggctagtctcaaactcctgggctcaagggatcttccttcctcagcctcccaaaatgctaggattacaggtttgagccatcgTACCTAGCTGAAAGTTTAGTTCTTTTTAGGTAGATCAGAGATAGCTTATCTAAAAAGATGACATTTCACCTAATTAATATTCCAATAGCAAAATCCATTGAACTTATTGAATGTTATGTCAAGCATTCTCACATGGTTTATCTCATTCAGTTCAAACCACTTTGCAGGCCTGCTCTCAGCCAGGCCTAGTGCTGGAGGCACAAAGGTAAATCAAGACAAACATCAGCTGGGCAcagttggctcacacctgtaatctcagcacttcaggaggccaaggcaggaggatcgcttcagcccagggtTTTGAGACCATGctgagcaacatggaaaaaccttgtatctatcaaaaaatcaaaaaaattagctgagtgtggtggtgcacacctgtagtcccagctactctggctgGGGAGgaactgaggtggaaggattgcttgatccctaaagatggaggctacagtgagcctgggtaacaaagcaagacacccttaaaaaaacaaaacaaaacaaaacacaagcatCTGTCTGCAAGCTTAGAGTCTCCCACGGGAGACATAAACAGGCTAAACGGTGCAGTCTGGTCAGTGCTATTTATAATCTAGGAACCTTACATATTATATCCCCACTCTAACCTTGTCTCTGTTAATGTTCTATAGACTCCCCATCCCCAGGATGTCAACCTCAGCCCCTCAAGGCCATACCTGGACCCAACGGGTGAagaaggaggatgaggaggaggaccCGCTGGACCAGCTGATCTCCCGCTCTGGCTGTGCTGCCTCCCACTTTGCAGTGCAGGAGTGCATGGCCCAGCACCAGGACTGGCGGCAATGCCAGCCACAGGTGCAGGCGTTCAAGGATTGCATGAGTGAACAGCAGTCGAGGCGGCGAGAGGAGCTGCAGAGGAGGAAAGAACAAGCCAGTGCCCACCACTGAGACCTCAAACCACCTATCCCCAGTAGATGGCCCTGCCAAGATCAGCACCCAGCAAGATTATAGAGGAAGAAATCCTAAATGCTGGGTGTGGGAGGTATAAAACATGGGGATAGTTTTTGGATCTGGAGTTGAGAGCCATGGGTTTAGACGTGACTGGCACAAACAGCTGTCATATGTTCTTGGTCAGATCTCACACATCCTCAGCTGTCTTGTTCCACCAGTATTTGCCAGGAAAACAAAGAATGTGGTAAGGGATGCTCCCCTACCCCACATCTTGGGTCAGTGTGCCAAGTACTGAGATGATTTTagggacattttattttaaattaaattcacaaTCTAATGGTAAATTGATTACCTGATTAGTGCTTTTCTCTTTCATCACTTGTTCTGGATGTTTCAGTCAGTTTAgtggaaggaagaaagcaaatagGGAAactttttattcaaatatgtttttgttttgtttttttgagacggagtctctgttgcccaggctggagtgcagtggtgcaatcagggctcactgcatcctcagtgggctcaggccatcctcccacctaagcctctcaagtagctggaaccacaggtgtgtgcatcaccacacccagctaattattcaAATATTGAGTACCTATTAAATGCTAGATTCTGTTGAATTAACAGATACTGAGTCTGGCTTTAACCTGCTCCCAACCCAACAAACACACAAAGTTGggctaacatttttaaagtatatttaacactaaaatacagattttcagcTTTTGAAAAGTGGAAAAGCTGTTAACATTGATTTTTATTCCCTCTTAACAATTTGCTGGAGCTGAATAACTCCCCCTTTTAGTAGGTTGTGTTTTCTGATTCAAAACAGTTGCATAtcaattctcatttttcttcaacaaaactcttccattctattctattctttttttttttttttttttttttttgagatggagtcttgctctgttgcccaggctggagtgcaatagtgcaatctcggctgactgcaacctctgcctcccaaattcaagtgatccccctgcatcagcctcccaagtagctgggactacaggtaagcaGTACCACAcgcggcttatttttgtatttttagtagggaacggggtttcaccatgttggccaggctggtctcgaactcctgacctcaagtgatccaccctccttagcctcccaaagtgctgggattacaggtatgagccaccacacccagacagtAACAAATATTGCTTCAGGATCGATCTATTAGAAGCCCAAATCTGAGGTATAGTGGCCTTAAAATTTGCTTTGAGCCTTCATGCCAGTATCTGGGGaagaagtaaagagaaaagaGGGGAGAAGATAGGAGTTTAAAGAACAATCCTACTTCTGGCTGAAGGGGATAACCAGGCAAATTATAAAGACAAATTGCTATGTGTGTGTGCTCAGTGCTGATTCATCAGAGAAAACAAGCAGTGTGCACTGGAGTTTTCAGCAAGAATCTCAAAGAAGAGAAGGGATGAGTTGAGTTGAACTTTTAAAGATGAAgtagggcaggcatggtggctcacttgaggtcaggagttcaagaccagcctggccaacgtggcaaaaacccatctctgctaaaaatacaaaaaaattagccaggcatggtggtgcatgctgagtataatcccagctacttgggagtctgaggcaggagaatcacttgaacctgggaggtagagatggcagtgagccaagattgcaccactgcattccagcctgggtgatgagtgagactgtctcaataaataaataaataataaagatgaagtAGACATTACCTATTTGTAAATTATAGCAGAAAAGATTACCATCCAGAATAAAAAGTACCTGGAAGCCACTAAGAAGCACATAGTTGGATAGAAAAGTGAACAAATGAggcaggcgcaggggctcacgcctgtaatctcaacactttgggaggcagaactgggtggatcacttgagatgaggagtttgagaccagcctggccaacatggcgaaatcctgtctctactaaaaacaaaaaaattagccaggcatgtgcctgtaatcccagctacttgggaggctgaggcaggagaattgcttgaacccgggaggcagcagaggttgcagtgagctgagatcctgccaccgcactccagcctgggtgacagagcgagactccatctcaaaaaaaaaagtgaacaagcCACAAAACATAGGAAACTGTAAATATGCTCTACATCATGGATAATCAGAGAAATTTCGTTTTTGTTTtcggtagagatgaggtctcaatatgttgcccaggctagtctcaaactcctgggctcaagtgatcctcccacctcagcctctcaaagtgttgggattacagctatgagcccctgtgcctggccagaaaggtttttttttttttttcttttttttgagacggagtctcgctctgttgcccaggctggagtgcaatggccggatctcagctcactgcaagctccgcctcccgggtttacgccattctcctgcctcagcctcccaagtagctgggactacaggcgcccgccacctcgcccggctagtttttttgtattttttttagtagagacggggtttcaccgtgttagccaggatggtctcgatctcctgacctcatgatccacccgtctcggcctcccaaagtgctgggattacaggcttgagccaccgcgcccggcccagaaatgtatttttataagacaTATATACTATtaggttcattgcagcattgtttatactAGTAAATGGTCCCAATGTCAATTTCCATCAGTAAGGACTCTGTTTGTGTATTCAAATCTTTTACAATAGGaatgtgtgtattttgtgtgAGTAAAAATAGTAGGCTATGGAGGAGGGGGTGATAGCAACAGAGAGAAGCATAAAAGGCCTCTTTAGCAGGAAGGATGGCTTCCAAACCAGCTAAGTGGAGCAAGCATGTTTTGGAGGACACTGGCTCTAATAGGGAGTTAAGCACAGGGTGGATCACAGAATGTATTTGATCAGGCAAAGAGGACTCTTGCCATCCAAGCCTGTTCCCTCAGATAAATGGGGATAATTCGTATGTCATAAGCCAAATAAATGAGGGAACAAAACATATGTAGCTAATAATAAAAAGTGTTAAAATTTATTGGGCATTTAACTCAGACAGTCTGGTTCCAGAGCCTGCTCTCAATCCCAATGATGTGCTGCCTTCACATCCTAGTTatgccacttactagctttgtgactttggacaagttacttaacatctcagGATCTGTTTTTACCTgtgtaaaaatgcaaatatagtaCCTTTTTCACAAGCCTCAAAACTAATATAGGCCTTCCTCATAGGATTGTTGAAAGATTGAGTTAAATATTGGTTTAGCCTAGgaacagcatctggcacatagtaagtgttcagtgAACATTAGCTATTACCATCATCACTATTAAGTGTGCTAGTGACTGTCCTGAGTTACATTATCTAATCTAATTTCTAATCCTCTGAACATGGCATTCGCTCTCttttagatgaggaaataaagCTCAGACTGGGGATCAGACTCCCAAGCGTGTCTTGCTCTAAAGCCTAGGCTGTTTTCTACTCTCACAAGCATCTGGTGCCCAGTGCAGTGCTTAACACACAGTAGTGAGTAACCACATTGACTGTGTAAATATTACTTTGCTTTTGTCAGTACTTTGCAAAAAGGAAATTAACTTTTTGCAATTAATTAGTGCAAGTTGC contains these protein-coding regions:
- the LOC101016257 gene encoding cytochrome c oxidase assembly factor 4 homolog, mitochondrial, with translation MSTSAPQGHTWTQRVKKEDEEEDPLDQLISRSGCAASHFAVQECMAQHQDWRQCQPQVQAFKDCMSEQQSRRREELQRRKEQASAHH